One window of Botrimarina mediterranea genomic DNA carries:
- a CDS encoding NADH-quinone oxidoreductase subunit J family protein, which translates to MIWHSVLFALFATLACGFAAMVVLSSNVVRMAFYLVLSLSATSGLFFLAGADFVGAMQLMIYVGGTLVLLIFGVMLTAQQRFVSMLPSRSEFLLAGLLGTSMLVLLASAAFSVPAWSGQGPKAAALDEAPRTSTPLALGLLGLRVDRDPNSDEPLAGYLLPFEIISVHLLVVLVGAAYLARTRVTAGSLSELPPGGFDPDEVEADPQTAEPPTA; encoded by the coding sequence ATGATCTGGCACTCCGTCCTCTTCGCCTTGTTCGCCACGCTCGCTTGCGGCTTTGCCGCGATGGTCGTGTTGTCGTCGAACGTTGTGCGGATGGCGTTCTACTTGGTGCTGAGCCTGTCGGCGACCTCGGGGCTGTTCTTCCTTGCCGGCGCCGACTTTGTCGGGGCGATGCAGCTGATGATCTATGTCGGCGGCACGCTGGTGCTGCTGATCTTTGGCGTCATGCTCACCGCGCAGCAGCGTTTCGTGAGCATGTTGCCGTCGCGGTCGGAGTTCTTGCTTGCGGGGCTGCTAGGAACATCGATGTTGGTGTTGCTCGCTTCGGCCGCGTTCAGCGTGCCCGCTTGGAGCGGCCAGGGTCCGAAGGCCGCCGCGCTCGACGAGGCGCCACGGACCTCGACGCCGCTGGCGCTCGGCCTCTTGGGTCTGCGCGTCGATCGGGACCCGAATAGCGATGAGCCGCTCGCCGGCTACCTGTTGCCGTTCGAAATCATCTCGGTCCATCTGCTCGTTGTGCTGGTGGGCGCCGCGTACCTCGCCCGCACCCGGGTGACGGCGGGGTCGCTCTCGGAGTTGCCGCCGGGCGGGTTCGACCCGGACGAGGTGGAAGCCGACCCCCAGACCGCGGAGCCCCCGACAGCATGA
- a CDS encoding complex I subunit 1/NuoH family protein, with translation MAPTINWALDLLVSGAGWVIGWEGLSVPPDAAVGYVLAALLQVAMILNLSAVGALVFIWLERKVAGRIQDRLGPTRVGGRFGWLQTVADGLKLLSKEDLMPTSADPLLFRVAPYIGMAAAVAAFVALPFAGAPHPFVAQHLDVAVFFVLAVLGLEVFSIILAGYSSASKWSLFGAMREAAQVVSYEVPLGLCAVVPVMLAGSMDLVSIGDVQRGGVWNWHVFNDPFTLVIFAVYCTCATASVNRAPFDLAEAESELVGGFHTEYSGLRWSFFFMAEYTSMLLVSLLAAILFLGAWHAPIPLGLTSDGWLGAVVGVNVANYLGNLLGLLCLMTKGVLSVVVMMWVRWSMPRLRIDQVMTTCLKYCTPLAAVCFLGATAWQVVFPGGVLWRPPAPYVEMTNDEARMTKNGVMPSVSSFVIRASSFKPEAHQ, from the coding sequence ATGGCGCCGACGATCAATTGGGCGCTCGACCTGCTTGTGAGCGGAGCGGGGTGGGTCATCGGCTGGGAGGGCCTGTCCGTCCCGCCCGACGCGGCGGTCGGCTATGTGCTGGCCGCCCTGTTGCAAGTCGCGATGATCCTCAACCTCTCGGCGGTTGGGGCGCTGGTCTTTATTTGGTTGGAGCGCAAGGTCGCCGGGCGGATCCAGGACCGCCTCGGCCCGACGCGGGTCGGCGGCCGCTTCGGCTGGCTGCAAACGGTGGCGGACGGCCTGAAGCTCCTCTCGAAAGAGGACCTGATGCCGACGTCTGCCGACCCCCTGCTCTTCCGCGTCGCGCCCTACATCGGCATGGCGGCGGCGGTAGCGGCGTTCGTGGCGTTGCCTTTCGCGGGGGCGCCGCACCCGTTCGTCGCCCAGCACCTCGACGTGGCGGTCTTCTTCGTGCTGGCCGTCTTGGGCCTGGAGGTCTTTAGCATCATCCTCGCCGGTTACTCGTCGGCGTCGAAGTGGTCGCTCTTCGGCGCGATGCGCGAAGCGGCGCAGGTCGTCAGCTACGAGGTGCCGCTCGGGCTCTGCGCCGTGGTGCCGGTGATGCTCGCTGGCAGCATGGACCTCGTATCGATCGGCGACGTGCAGCGCGGCGGCGTTTGGAACTGGCACGTCTTCAACGACCCGTTCACGCTAGTGATCTTCGCCGTCTACTGCACGTGCGCCACGGCCAGTGTCAACCGCGCGCCGTTCGACCTCGCTGAGGCGGAGAGCGAACTGGTGGGCGGCTTCCACACCGAGTACTCCGGCTTGCGCTGGAGCTTCTTCTTCATGGCCGAGTACACGTCGATGCTGCTGGTGAGCCTGCTGGCGGCGATCCTGTTCCTCGGCGCGTGGCACGCGCCCATTCCGCTGGGGCTGACTAGTGACGGCTGGCTCGGCGCGGTGGTCGGCGTGAACGTGGCGAACTACCTGGGTAACCTGCTTGGCTTGTTGTGCCTGATGACCAAGGGCGTGCTCTCGGTGGTCGTGATGATGTGGGTCCGCTGGTCGATGCCCCGGCTGCGGATCGATCAAGTGATGACGACGTGTCTCAAGTACTGCACGCCGCTGGCGGCGGTCTGCTTCCTCGGCGCGACGGCGTGGCAGGTGGTGTTTCCGGGCGGCGTGCTGTGGCGACCGCCGGCGCCGTATGTGGAAATGACGAATGACGAAGCACGAATGACGAAGAACGGAGTCATGCCGTCCGTTTCGTCATTCGTCATTCGGGCTTCGTCATTCAAGCCGGAGGCGCACCAATGA
- a CDS encoding RNA polymerase sigma factor, with amino-acid sequence MTAIATPLAARRFDATELFETTPTFRVVTAQDLPLTEWETEDLVRAAQDGDRDAFGELVARFEGMVQAVALRRLGNYAEAAELSQEVLIRAMDRLHQLSEPRAFGSWLKSITVRMAINRQVRRRRSVDTEPSTLEATCIDERRSPVDAALSAERAEQVRDGLARLGELDRSTLEAFYVRGQSLIEMSDAFHAPVGTIKRRLHVARKRLAAELGDMLAV; translated from the coding sequence ATGACCGCTATCGCCACACCGCTGGCCGCTCGGCGATTCGATGCGACCGAGTTATTCGAAACCACCCCCACCTTCCGGGTCGTCACCGCCCAAGACCTGCCGCTCACCGAGTGGGAGACCGAGGACCTGGTTCGCGCCGCCCAGGACGGCGACCGCGACGCCTTCGGCGAGCTGGTGGCTCGCTTCGAGGGGATGGTGCAGGCGGTCGCCCTGCGTCGGCTCGGCAACTACGCCGAGGCGGCGGAGCTCTCGCAAGAGGTGCTGATCCGGGCGATGGATCGGCTGCACCAGTTGAGCGAACCGCGGGCGTTCGGCTCGTGGCTCAAGTCGATCACCGTCCGCATGGCGATCAACCGGCAGGTCCGGCGTCGGCGGTCGGTCGATACCGAGCCCTCGACGCTGGAAGCGACCTGCATCGACGAACGGCGGAGCCCGGTCGACGCCGCGCTCTCCGCCGAACGGGCCGAGCAGGTCCGTGACGGCCTGGCGCGGCTCGGCGAACTCGATCGCAGCACGCTCGAGGCGTTCTACGTCCGCGGGCAGTCGCTGATCGAGATGAGCGACGCGTTCCACGCCCCCGTCGGCACGATCAAGCGCCGGCTGCACGTGGCGCGGAAGCGGCTCGCCGCGGAGCTGGGCGACATGCTCGCTGTTTGA